The Vigna unguiculata cultivar IT97K-499-35 chromosome 6, ASM411807v1, whole genome shotgun sequence genome contains a region encoding:
- the LOC114188491 gene encoding sporozoite surface protein 2-like, which translates to MSTDSLVELSNGYEDPNGTGGLDDQDESGGFDDQDGSSGPDDLTRSGELEDPHGSGRSDDLDVLGRPDDTKEIDDPYGSNDLNGLDDPDGSYDLDGSNDQNGLNNPNGLDDLEGFIDPDGPDDLDGSDDPNMPNNQNGPDDSDGPNYSDKSNDPTGPTMQTSPMT; encoded by the exons ATGAGTACGG actCTCTGGTAGAGTTGTCAAACGGGTATGAGGACCCAAACGGGACGGGCGGGCTCGACGATCAAGACGAATCGGGCGGGTTCGACGACCAAGACGGGTCAAGCGGGCCTGATGACCTAACCAGGTCGGGCGAACTTGAGGATCCACACGGGTCAGGCAGGTCGGACGATTTAGATGTGCTG GGCAGACCCGATGACACAAAGGAGATCGACGATCCATATGGGTCCAACGACTTGAATGGGctcgacgatccagacgggtcCTACGACCTAGACGGGTCTAACGACCAGAATGGGCTCAACAATCcaaacgggctcgacgacctagAAGGGTTCATTGACCCGGACGGGCCAGACGATCTGGACGGGTCTGATGACCCCAACATGCCTAACAAccagaacgggcccgacgactcggacgggCCAAACTATTCGGACAAGTCCAATGATCCGACGGGCCCGACAATGCAGACCAGTCCGATGACCTGA